From Triticum aestivum cultivar Chinese Spring chromosome 4A, IWGSC CS RefSeq v2.1, whole genome shotgun sequence, a single genomic window includes:
- the LOC123081682 gene encoding uncharacterized protein: protein MSTEFFRAHKFHQELRAKRMEMQPELSLGPTWPALGFAPASEKNTKQISSSSSESDGSSRKKRKHYNTWEEPASHLHLELHLSDPLPLDWEQCLDLQSGKMYYLNRKTLKRSWNRPKEQGVSLELNMSTTPTRQVVVVDDSNTGATAPTLSQAAATKRDTAGGNMIAVPCTNCHLLVMLCKSYPTCPNCKFMQSLAPAPATTQAAAHRMLDAAVKPLRTLSLLH from the exons ATGAGCACTGAATTCTTTAGAGCGCACAAGTTTCACCAGGAGTTGAGAGCCAAGAGGATGGAGATGCAGCCGGAGCTGTCGCTGGGGCCAACGTGGCCGGCGCTGGGCTTTGCCCCCGCCTCGGAGAAGAACACCAAACAGATCAGCTCGTCTTCTTCCGAGTCGGACGGCAGCTCCCGGAAGAAGAGGAAGCATTACAACACCTGGGAGGAGCCCGCGTCGCACCTGCACCTGGAGCTCCATCTCAGTGACCCCCTGCCCCTCGACTGGGAGCAGTGCCTCGACCTCCAA TCCGGGAAGATGTATTACCTGAACAGGAAGACTTTGAAGAGGAGCTGGAACAGGCCCAAGGAGCAGGGCGTGAGCCTGGAGCTCAACATGTCCACAACGCCGACGAGGCAGGTCGTCGTTGTGGACGACAGCAACACCGGCGCCACTGCTCCTACCCTCTCACAAGCAGCAGCGACAAAGAGAGACACCGCCGGTGGCAACATGATCGCTGTGCCATGCACCAACTGCCATCTCCTGGTGATGCTGTGCAAGTCCTACCCCACCTGCCCCAACTGCAAGTTCATGCAGTCGTTGGCACCGGCGCCGGCGACGACACAGGCGGCAGCTCATCGCATGCTCGACGCCGCTGTGAAGCCGCTGCGGACCCTGAGCCTTCTCCACTAG